One segment of Heteronotia binoei isolate CCM8104 ecotype False Entrance Well chromosome 18, APGP_CSIRO_Hbin_v1, whole genome shotgun sequence DNA contains the following:
- the LOC132587287 gene encoding lipid transferase CIDEC-like has translation MDYAKKSLGLLSPRSLSKCVSASASMTQQLLATPAPHARPYRVTNWDRTMRKGIMADSLEDLLEKVRSALLLVGPISVVIDEDGTSVETEEFFQTLEEGSVLLVLTKGQIWRPAKTAGYQLSLSHKPRHRIDVACVTFDLYKTNPQDFVGCLNAKANLYGTYSMSYDMQCYGAKRIMKAALRWTLFTMQATGHVLLGTSCYVQQLLDASEEQQKEEGRWHKRHQNVSRWNCVNVSN, from the coding sequence ATGGATTATGCCAAGAAGTCTCTGGGCCTGCTCTCCCCAAGGTCTCTTTCTAAGTGTGTCTCTGCCAGTGCCTCCATGACGCAGCAACTGCTAGCCACGCCTGCTCCCCATGCCCGGCCTTACCGAGTGACTAACTGGGATCGCACCATGCGCAAAGGCATCATGGCTGACAGCCTGGAGGACTTGCTTGAGAAAGTGCGCAGTGCTCTGCTCTTGGTGGGACCCATATCGGTTGTCATAGATGAGGATGGCACCAGCGTGGAGACAGAAGAGTTCTTCCAGACACTAGAAGAAGGCAGCGTGTTGCTAGTGTTAACCAAGGGTCAGATCTGGCGCCCAGCCAAGACTGCAGGCTACCAGCTGTCGCTATCCCACAAGCCCCGGCACAGGATTGATGTGGCATGTGTAACCTTCGACCTCTACAAGACCAATCCTCAAGACTTCGTTGGCTGCTTGAATGCCAAAGCCAACCTCTATGGCACATACAGTATGTCCTACGATATGCAGTGCTATGGGGCCAAAAGGATAATGAAGGCAGCTCTACGTTGGACACTCTTCACCATGCAAGCTACAGGCCATGTGTTGCTTGGCACTTCCTGTTACGTGCAGCAGTTGTTGGATGCTAGTGAAGAGCAGCAGAAAGaggaagggc